Proteins co-encoded in one Candidatus Nomurabacteria bacterium genomic window:
- the secY gene encoding preprotein translocase subunit SecY translates to MQTLLHKLHVIFTEPAIRKRVLFVLGALVIFRALAAIPIPGVDHAVLTQFFDNNQFLGLLNIFSGGGLSNLSIVMLGVGPFITASIIMQLLTVMSPKLKSLYTEEGEAGRAKFTQYSRMLTLPLAILQAFGFLTLLKSQGVILESLSTFEFIVNVILVVAGSVLLMWIGELVTEYGIGNGVSILIFSGIVASLPATASQLLFSYDPSQLPLYVGFLIVALGIIFAVVVMTEAERPVPITYAKQSRGGATYGSSQSYLPMRLNQAGVIPIIFALSIILFPQMVLNILSAFQFTWVDTANAVVTDFLNNQVAYGATYFVLVFLFTYFYTAVTFDPDAVSKNLQRSGGFIPGIRPGGQTAEYLGNLVTRLTLVGALFLGVIAVLPVLIQIATNQQGLAIGGTAVLIVVSVVLDLIRRLDAQISMREY, encoded by the coding sequence ATGCAAACATTACTTCACAAGCTACACGTCATCTTTACTGAACCAGCAATCCGCAAGCGTGTTTTATTTGTCTTGGGTGCGCTCGTTATCTTTCGTGCTCTGGCAGCTATTCCGATTCCGGGTGTTGACCATGCAGTATTGACTCAGTTCTTCGATAACAATCAATTCCTTGGACTCCTCAACATCTTCTCGGGTGGCGGACTCTCAAATCTTTCGATTGTGATGCTTGGTGTAGGGCCATTCATTACCGCATCGATTATCATGCAGCTTTTGACGGTCATGTCACCAAAGCTGAAGAGTCTCTATACTGAAGAGGGAGAAGCAGGCCGCGCGAAGTTTACACAGTACAGCCGCATGCTGACACTGCCACTCGCAATTCTGCAGGCGTTTGGTTTCCTTACGCTCTTGAAGTCTCAAGGAGTTATTCTAGAGAGTCTCTCAACTTTTGAGTTTATTGTGAACGTTATCTTAGTGGTAGCGGGATCAGTACTCCTCATGTGGATTGGTGAATTGGTTACTGAATACGGTATCGGGAACGGTGTGTCGATCTTGATTTTCTCAGGTATCGTCGCCAGCCTTCCGGCTACAGCAAGCCAGCTGCTCTTCTCGTATGATCCTTCTCAGCTACCGCTGTATGTTGGATTCTTGATTGTAGCGCTCGGTATTATATTCGCGGTAGTGGTGATGACCGAAGCGGAACGTCCCGTACCAATTACGTACGCCAAGCAAAGTCGTGGCGGTGCTACCTACGGTAGCAGTCAGTCATACTTGCCGATGCGTCTTAATCAGGCTGGAGTGATTCCAATCATCTTCGCGCTCTCCATCATTCTCTTCCCACAGATGGTGCTAAACATTCTGTCAGCCTTCCAGTTTACGTGGGTAGATACGGCGAACGCAGTCGTGACTGATTTCTTGAATAATCAAGTGGCATACGGTGCAACATACTTTGTGTTGGTATTCCTCTTCACGTACTTCTATACCGCTGTAACCTTTGACCCCGATGCGGTGTCGAAGAATCTGCAGCGCAGTGGCGGCTTCATCCCAGGTATTCGCCCGGGTGGCCAGACGGCAGAGTATCTCGGTAACTTGGTAACTCGTCTAACGCTCGTTGGCGCACTCTTCCTTGGTGTGATTGCTGTACTTCCAGTACTTATTCAGATTGCTACCAACCAACAAGGTTTGGCAATCGGTGGTACCGCGGTGCTCATCGTAGTATCGGTAGTGCTTGATTTGATTCGTCGACTCGACGCACAGATCTCGATGCGCGAGTACTAG
- a CDS encoding cytidylate kinase family protein, translating to MRKKHIITISGKPGSGKSSTADKVAELLGYTRHSSGDMVRRVLAKHHMTLEEYNKKASEDHDLDAEVDEQLRALRDKKDIVIDSRLGFYWLPESFKVYLDLDLEIATARIFKDTVSNSMRSAVGTSSSSLSDVSRQVRDRMLTEQSRFRQLYGVDPYDKSHFDLVIDTSRQNPQSVAIAVFDAYRDWLDTEVWEQRHNQVPLGYSFKNQY from the coding sequence ATGAGAAAAAAACACATTATTACTATTTCCGGCAAGCCAGGCAGCGGCAAATCTTCTACTGCAGATAAAGTAGCTGAGCTTTTAGGATACACTCGCCACTCGTCTGGTGACATGGTACGACGCGTACTCGCCAAGCACCATATGACACTTGAAGAATACAATAAAAAAGCATCTGAGGACCACGATCTTGACGCCGAGGTTGATGAGCAGCTCCGGGCACTACGCGATAAAAAAGACATTGTGATTGATTCACGACTTGGCTTCTACTGGTTGCCGGAGTCATTTAAGGTCTATCTTGATCTTGATCTTGAGATTGCAACTGCTCGTATCTTTAAGGACACCGTTAGCAATAGTATGCGTAGCGCCGTTGGCACCAGCTCTTCTTCACTGTCCGACGTTTCTCGTCAAGTTCGAGACCGCATGCTCACTGAACAATCTCGTTTTCGACAGCTCTACGGTGTTGATCCCTATGACAAAAGTCACTTCGATCTTGTCATTGATACTTCTCGCCAGAATCCCCAGTCTGTTGCTATCGCCGTCTTCGACGCTTATCGAGACTGGCTCGACACTGAAGTTTGGGAACAGCGCCATAATCAGGTACCCCTTGGCTACTCATTTAAGAATCAATATTGA
- the gmk gene encoding guanylate kinase (Essential for recycling GMP and indirectly, cGMP): MQLVSEDIRGHVVVVMAPMGSGKGTLITHAHEQFPDLQQTVSCTSRAMRPGEVDGKHYHFVTPEIFDQKVEAGDFLEWAVFAGNKYGTLKSEILPRLAHNDVVIVEIELQGVEQLLDLLPREHMTIVYIEAGGWEVLRARAEARAPMDGAELAARHERFLIEQQAKPIADVVIDNSHNIELAYAEFDQVIEAAYLKCKN, from the coding sequence ATGCAGCTTGTAAGTGAAGATATTCGCGGCCACGTTGTGGTTGTTATGGCACCAATGGGAAGTGGCAAGGGCACGCTGATTACTCATGCGCACGAACAGTTTCCCGATTTGCAGCAAACCGTCTCGTGTACGTCGCGAGCAATGCGTCCTGGAGAGGTGGATGGAAAGCATTATCATTTTGTAACTCCAGAAATCTTTGATCAGAAGGTTGAAGCTGGTGATTTTCTTGAGTGGGCTGTCTTTGCTGGCAATAAATATGGCACCCTCAAAAGTGAAATTTTGCCTCGCCTCGCCCATAATGATGTGGTGATTGTCGAGATTGAGCTACAGGGTGTCGAGCAGCTCCTTGATTTATTGCCGCGTGAACACATGACCATTGTCTATATTGAAGCAGGCGGCTGGGAAGTGCTTCGGGCGCGCGCGGAAGCGCGCGCTCCGATGGATGGGGCGGAACTAGCTGCTCGACATGAACGATTTTTAATTGAACAACAAGCCAAGCCGATTGCGGACGTGGTGATTGATAATAGTCATAATATTGAACTTGCGTATGCAGAGTTTGATCAAGTAATTGAAGCGGCCTATTTGAAGTGTAAAAATTAA
- a CDS encoding nucleoside monophosphate kinase, whose translation MNPKTVIFVGPQGSGKGTQIERLRAVMIEKDPARRVVDIQTGRRFRALAAKHETYAERKISETLDKGVLQPDFLTHILWGQAMLDQLDDKSHLLIDGFPRNVHQALVLENALQFFERNEVHVINLNTPEEVVRTRMYERARADDTEESIEERLRWYREETLPVLDHYRARINTYVHDIDGTDSIDGVHDQILQALNIA comes from the coding sequence ATGAATCCAAAGACAGTTATTTTTGTTGGTCCACAAGGGAGTGGTAAGGGAACTCAAATTGAGCGTTTGCGAGCAGTGATGATTGAAAAGGATCCAGCTAGGCGAGTGGTTGATATTCAGACCGGACGTCGTTTCCGTGCATTAGCTGCCAAGCATGAAACATATGCTGAGCGTAAGATTAGTGAAACGTTAGACAAAGGTGTATTGCAGCCAGATTTCTTAACGCACATTCTTTGGGGTCAGGCGATGCTTGATCAGCTTGATGATAAGAGTCATTTACTCATCGACGGTTTTCCACGCAACGTACATCAGGCGTTGGTGCTTGAGAACGCGTTGCAATTTTTTGAACGCAATGAAGTGCACGTTATCAACCTCAATACACCCGAGGAAGTGGTACGTACGCGTATGTACGAACGGGCGCGAGCTGATGACACGGAAGAATCAATCGAAGAGCGTTTGCGTTGGTACCGCGAAGAAACATTGCCGGTCTTAGATCACTACCGTGCACGAATCAATACTTATGTGCATGATATCGACGGAACTGATTCTATTGATGGTGTGCACGATCAGATTTTGCAAGCTTTAAACATTGCGTAA
- the map gene encoding type I methionyl aminopeptidase gives MITKKTPEEIEILKEAGAILAKILKEIAKEAVPGVTTLSLDDKAMELTEEYGVEPILLGYHPTFADYPYPAAVCISVNDCVQHGIPSEEVVLKEGDTVNIDMSISHKGMIVDSGITVPVGNISDEAKRLLAVTQEALAHGIKAAQPGGHIGDISAAIEQFVESRGFSVVEVLCGHGVGYAVHEEPTIPNFGTKGTGPKIEVGHVYAIEPIVNIGKPDVYFDDEGDGYSVYTEDGSWSAHFEHTVAITENGPLILTK, from the coding sequence ATGATTACAAAAAAAACACCGGAAGAAATTGAAATTTTAAAGGAGGCTGGTGCCATTCTTGCAAAAATACTGAAGGAGATTGCTAAGGAGGCAGTGCCAGGTGTCACAACGCTCTCGCTTGATGATAAAGCGATGGAGCTTACAGAAGAGTATGGTGTGGAGCCGATTTTACTTGGCTATCACCCAACGTTTGCGGATTATCCGTATCCAGCTGCTGTGTGCATCTCTGTTAATGACTGTGTGCAGCATGGTATTCCATCTGAGGAAGTAGTGCTTAAGGAAGGTGACACGGTCAATATCGACATGTCAATCTCGCATAAGGGTATGATTGTCGATTCAGGCATTACGGTGCCGGTAGGAAACATTAGTGATGAAGCAAAGAGGTTGCTGGCCGTCACTCAAGAAGCATTAGCGCACGGTATCAAGGCTGCTCAGCCGGGTGGACATATCGGTGATATCAGTGCCGCAATTGAGCAGTTTGTCGAGTCGCGTGGTTTTTCAGTGGTAGAAGTTCTCTGTGGGCATGGGGTTGGCTACGCGGTGCATGAGGAGCCAACGATTCCTAATTTTGGTACGAAGGGAACCGGGCCAAAGATTGAGGTGGGGCACGTGTACGCCATTGAGCCAATTGTAAATATTGGAAAGCCTGACGTATATTTTGATGATGAAGGTGATGGCTATAGCGTCTATACTGAAGACGGGAGCTGGAGTGCGCACTTTGAGCATACGGTCGCAATTACTGAAAACGGCCCGCTAATCCTGACAAAGTAA
- a CDS encoding class I SAM-dependent methyltransferase, giving the protein MSNKKDYKSIAGHGVDVAIFRADDLDRKVLAEIAAQPGIAVLDVGCGLGGQSLRMARAGARVIGIDVIDVSERFAKTCVEYELKSEALDFNQLSLEQVGEHFLSASFGAAVVQRVLHYVPYEVARQFLVDLRRIVSGRLYISVTGNGSAIARYCPKCDCSIVERFGKLSSEGQDLFSITEPICIYSESELRELLQEAGWHVEELWVSQFGNIKAVCA; this is encoded by the coding sequence ATGAGCAACAAAAAAGACTATAAAAGCATCGCTGGCCATGGGGTGGATGTCGCGATTTTTCGTGCAGACGATCTTGACCGAAAAGTGTTAGCAGAGATTGCGGCGCAGCCAGGGATTGCGGTGCTTGATGTTGGGTGTGGCCTCGGTGGACAGTCGCTTCGCATGGCTCGCGCTGGAGCGAGAGTAATTGGGATTGATGTGATTGATGTGAGCGAGCGGTTTGCAAAGACCTGTGTCGAATACGAGCTTAAGTCGGAAGCGCTTGATTTCAATCAGCTGTCGCTCGAACAGGTTGGCGAGCATTTTTTGTCAGCGAGCTTCGGTGCTGCGGTAGTGCAACGGGTACTGCACTACGTGCCGTATGAAGTAGCCCGGCAGTTTTTGGTTGACTTGCGTCGGATCGTCTCTGGTCGACTGTATATTTCTGTAACGGGTAACGGAAGTGCAATTGCGAGATATTGTCCGAAGTGTGACTGTTCGATTGTGGAGCGTTTTGGCAAATTGTCATCAGAAGGTCAGGACCTGTTTTCAATTACTGAGCCCATCTGTATCTACAGTGAGTCCGAACTAAGAGAACTTTTACAGGAGGCAGGTTGGCATGTCGAGGAGCTATGGGTCTCACAGTTTGGCAATATCAAAGCTGTCTGTGCGTAA